The following coding sequences are from one Camarhynchus parvulus chromosome 1, STF_HiC, whole genome shotgun sequence window:
- the TNFSF13B gene encoding tumor necrosis factor ligand superfamily member 13B, which produces MKSVDCVHVIQQKDTASSPSAPPGAVSGATGLFPVTFLWLAMLLSSCLAAVSLYHVIILKTELEALRSELIYSIQARSPLDQPLVPPDESKAGSPVSSFLQVSAAGSRQESRFAGTGAAESFPKEIWNRSRNRGRRSVDNTEEKVLQACVQLIADSKSDIQQKDDSSIVPWLLSFKRGTALEEQGNKIVIKETGYFFIYGQVLYTDTTFAMGHLIQRKKAHVFGDDLSLVTLFRCIQNMPQSYPNNSCYTAGIAKLEEGDELQLTIPRRRAKISLDGDGTFFGAVRLL; this is translated from the exons ATGAAATCCGTGGACTGTGTGCACGTCATCCAACAGAAGGATACCgcctcctctccctctgcccccccTGGTGCTGTTTCAGGCGCCACGGGACTTTTTCCTGTCACATTCCTGTGGCTTGCAATGCTCCTGTCCTCTTGTCTTGCAGCAGTGTCTCTTTACCATGTTATCATCCTGAAAACAGAACTAGAAGCTCTGCGCAGCGAGTTGATCTACAGCATCCAGGCGAGGTCTCCGCTAGACCAACCACTCGTGCCCCCCGATGAAAGCAAAGCAGGTAGCCCTGTTTCTTCCTTCCTGCAAGTGTCTGCAGCTGGCTCCAGGCAG GAGAGCAGGTTTGCTGGTACGGGCGCAGCTGAGAGCTTCCCAAAGGAAATCTGGAACAGGAGTAGAAACAGGGGCAGGCGGTCTGTTGacaacacagaagaaaaag tgctgcaggcctGCGTGCAACTGATTGCTGACAGCAAAAGTGATATCCAACAGAAAG atGATTCAAGCATTGTCCCTTGGCTCCTGAGCTTTAAACGTGGAACAGCTCTGGaagaacaaggaaataaaatagtgATCAAAGAAACAggttattttttcatatatgGCCAG GTTTTATATACAGATACAACATTTGCTATGGGACACCTAATACAGAGGAAGAAGGCTCATGTGTTTGGTGATGATCTCAGCTTGGTGACATTGTTTCGCTGCATCCAAAATATGCCACAGTCTTATCCAAATAATTCTTGCTATACTGCTG gcatTGCAAAATTAGAAGAAGGGGACGAACTTCAACTTACAATACCACGGAGAAGGGCTAAAATATCCTTGGATGGAGATGGTACTTTTTTTGGTGCAGTAAGACTCCTCTGA